The proteins below come from a single Bacillus horti genomic window:
- a CDS encoding deoxyribonuclease IV: MKIGANVSIAGTGLLNAVEESLEYGATTFMIYTRSNRGGNARDITKFSKDEAFALMKENGLDIKDAVVHAPYYINLAGEGKARNIGKAVLTDEIKRTEFLEIPYLVFHPGSHVKQGVEVGIQNIINSLNEILTGDEKVFVLLETMAGDGSKVGNSFEEIAQIINGVDEDKRHVLGVCMDTCHNFSYGYDIVNDFDKVIEDFDQIIGLDRLKVLHLNDSKYPLGAKKDRHANIGSSDGNIPKEALRAICQHKAIKDLPIILETPFGQYKEEIEYMRGNDDANLSEQSLK; encoded by the coding sequence TTGAAAATAGGGGCTAATGTAAGTATTGCAGGTACAGGATTGCTTAATGCTGTAGAGGAAAGTCTTGAATACGGAGCTACTACTTTTATGATTTATACGCGAAGTAATCGTGGGGGAAATGCTCGAGATATTACAAAGTTCTCAAAGGATGAGGCGTTTGCTTTGATGAAAGAGAATGGTTTAGACATTAAGGATGCAGTTGTACATGCTCCTTACTATATAAATTTGGCTGGAGAAGGAAAGGCCAGAAACATTGGGAAGGCTGTATTAACGGATGAAATTAAGCGTACAGAGTTTTTAGAAATTCCGTATTTGGTTTTTCATCCAGGTTCACATGTGAAGCAAGGAGTTGAGGTCGGAATTCAAAATATTATCAACTCCTTAAATGAGATTTTAACGGGCGATGAGAAAGTATTTGTCCTTTTAGAAACAATGGCCGGTGATGGAAGTAAGGTTGGAAACAGCTTTGAGGAAATTGCTCAAATCATTAATGGTGTAGATGAGGACAAGCGTCATGTTCTTGGAGTATGTATGGATACCTGTCATAATTTTTCCTATGGCTATGATATTGTCAATGATTTTGATAAGGTTATTGAAGATTTTGACCAAATTATTGGTCTAGATCGCTTAAAGGTTCTTCACTTAAACGATTCTAAATATCCGCTTGGAGCTAAAAAGGATAGGCATGCTAATATTGGATCAAGTGATGGAAATATTCCAAAGGAAGCTTTAAGAGCTATTTGTCAGCATAAGGCGATTAAAGACTTACCAATTATTCTTGAAACTCCTTTCGGACAATATAAGGAAGAGATTGAATATATGCGAGGAAATGATGATGCTAATCTTTCTGAGCAATCTTTGAAGTAA
- a CDS encoding M14 family metallopeptidase: MKVKIRLGDSFWQLSQLFNIPLVLLLDSNRNVNPNSLQIGQEINIPGFVSVNVQIRPGDSFWRIAIERGISVELLYALNPTVNPNQLRPGQIIQAPLRVTWMVVEGNRNYTYEAFIQDINRLIGVYPFIRLNIVGNSVMGKNLYELRLGRGTKKVHANGSFHAQEWITTPVIMRFLNAYALSLTNQQPIRGLYTLPLYNATDLSLVPMVNPDGVNLVIQGANAAGAYRDSVLAINGGRTDFSPWKANIRGVDLNNQYPAKWQTEANRKPKQPAPADFPGTAPLTEPESIAMANLTRTRAFDRALAFHTQGKVIYWGFEGLEPPESETLVNEFSRVSGYTPIRYIDSFAGYKDWFIQDFRRPGFTVELGLGRNPLPLTQFNEIYEESLGILLASLYM, from the coding sequence GTGAAAGTTAAGATTAGATTGGGGGACTCCTTTTGGCAGCTTAGCCAGCTTTTTAACATTCCTTTAGTACTACTTCTTGATTCAAATCGAAATGTAAATCCTAATTCGCTTCAAATAGGTCAAGAGATCAATATTCCAGGTTTCGTGTCTGTCAATGTTCAAATCAGACCAGGGGATTCTTTTTGGAGAATTGCTATTGAGAGAGGGATTTCTGTTGAGCTTTTGTATGCCTTAAATCCTACCGTGAATCCCAACCAGCTAAGACCTGGACAAATTATTCAAGCACCATTACGAGTGACTTGGATGGTCGTAGAAGGAAATCGCAACTATACTTATGAAGCATTCATTCAGGATATTAATAGACTTATTGGCGTCTATCCATTTATCAGGCTAAATATAGTTGGAAATTCAGTGATGGGTAAGAACCTGTATGAGCTTCGTTTAGGGAGAGGTACGAAGAAAGTACATGCAAACGGCTCGTTTCATGCTCAGGAATGGATTACTACTCCTGTCATCATGCGCTTTTTAAACGCCTATGCTTTGTCTTTAACGAATCAACAGCCGATAAGAGGGCTGTATACGCTACCATTGTATAACGCAACTGACTTATCTCTAGTTCCTATGGTTAACCCTGATGGAGTAAACCTTGTTATTCAGGGTGCAAATGCTGCTGGCGCGTACCGAGACTCTGTTTTAGCCATTAATGGCGGCAGAACTGATTTTTCTCCATGGAAGGCAAATATTCGTGGGGTCGATTTGAACAATCAATACCCTGCAAAATGGCAGACTGAAGCAAACCGCAAGCCCAAACAGCCCGCTCCAGCTGACTTCCCGGGGACAGCTCCGTTAACAGAGCCTGAGTCGATTGCTATGGCTAACTTAACAAGAACTAGAGCATTTGACCGGGCGTTAGCTTTTCACACGCAAGGGAAGGTCATTTATTGGGGATTTGAAGGTCTTGAACCCCCAGAATCGGAGACGTTAGTGAATGAATTTAGTCGGGTAAGCGGGTATACACCTATTCGTTATATAGATAGCTTTGCTGGCTATAAGGATTGGTTTATTCAAGATTTTCGGAGACCAGGTTTTACTGTTGAATTAGGTCTGGGCAGAAACCCTTTACCACTTACACAGTTTAATGAAATCTATGAAGAATCTTTAGGTATTTTATTAGCTAGTTTATACATGTAA
- a CDS encoding DinB family protein: MLEILRSHLKSQLVEMDNKLENILRDLNDEDVNWRENDASNSIANLIVHISGHVKQRIGHQISGEADVRDRDAEFDIQMFMGKKELMEISRVAFSEFAKVLDQLSENQLLHKQEVKAGQIMSNIELMLRCVIHYSEHIGQIIYIAKMLKANER; encoded by the coding sequence ATGCTAGAGATACTAAGGAGTCATTTAAAATCCCAACTTGTTGAAATGGATAACAAACTAGAAAATATATTAAGGGATTTGAACGACGAGGACGTAAACTGGAGAGAAAATGATGCTAGTAACAGTATAGCTAACCTTATCGTGCATATTTCTGGACATGTAAAGCAAAGAATTGGTCATCAAATCTCAGGTGAAGCTGATGTACGTGATAGGGATGCAGAATTTGACATACAGATGTTTATGGGTAAAAAAGAACTAATGGAAATTAGTAGGGTTGCTTTTAGTGAGTTTGCAAAAGTTTTGGATCAATTATCTGAGAATCAGCTGTTACATAAGCAAGAAGTTAAAGCAGGTCAAATCATGAGTAATATTGAACTTATGCTTAGGTGTGTGATACATTACTCAGAGCATATAGGTCAGATTATATATATAGCTAAAATGCTTAAGGCTAATGAGAGATAG
- a CDS encoding RNA polymerase sigma factor yields the protein MRFIDRHKSAFEHYLYFQEGSQEEVQADKRSAPRITQSSQALRELSEKDNMCSLVEKARSGDREAFGELVRKYRKQAFIWANSLTRDHTLAEDIVQEALIKAFLNLGSLMDTNRFLPWLRKIVTNQVYMSLRRGGPYAKEKPFSHYEQRKNIEQNETDWSNIDHVLTHLTSKLSLDLVHTQSYQADPQNLLMKKELVIGINQMLQCLSKREKAIFESFFFEQLSPQEIARIFSTTTSNVYNILSRSKGKVRREHIRVFLAKQLEPVIAEGRIRNILNKPINL from the coding sequence TTGCGTTTTATTGATAGACATAAATCTGCGTTCGAACACTATTTGTACTTTCAGGAAGGCTCTCAAGAGGAGGTCCAGGCTGATAAGCGTTCAGCCCCAAGGATTACACAATCATCTCAAGCATTGAGGGAATTGTCTGAAAAAGATAATATGTGTTCGCTCGTAGAGAAAGCTCGTTCGGGTGACAGAGAAGCTTTCGGTGAGCTTGTACGAAAGTATAGAAAGCAGGCTTTCATCTGGGCTAATAGCCTTACACGAGATCACACTCTCGCTGAGGATATTGTTCAAGAGGCTTTAATAAAAGCTTTCTTAAATCTAGGCTCTCTTATGGACACAAATCGGTTTCTGCCTTGGTTAAGAAAAATTGTGACGAATCAGGTGTATATGAGCTTGCGTCGTGGAGGTCCATATGCCAAGGAAAAACCTTTCTCTCATTATGAACAGAGAAAGAACATTGAACAGAATGAAACGGATTGGTCTAATATTGATCATGTTCTAACCCACCTTACCAGTAAACTATCTTTAGATCTTGTACATACTCAATCCTATCAAGCCGATCCCCAAAATCTTTTGATGAAAAAAGAACTGGTTATAGGAATAAACCAAATGTTACAGTGCCTTTCTAAGCGTGAGAAAGCGATCTTTGAGTCCTTCTTCTTTGAGCAATTGTCCCCACAGGAAATCGCTAGGATTTTCAGCACAACAACAAGTAATGTGTATAATATCCTATCGCGCTCAAAGGGGAAGGTGCGCCGAGAGCACATCAGGGTCTTTTTAGCAAAGCAATTGGAACCGGTTATTGCTGAAGGAAGGATTCGCAACATTCTAAACAAACCTATAAACCTATAG
- a CDS encoding pentapeptide repeat-containing protein: MSDLAVLKNSGLLADCEQCFGLCCVALPYAKSADFASNKDGGTPCSNLTGDYRCGIHSGLREKGFRGCTVYECYGAGQKVSQITYAQKSWKVDSVHAKEMFELFPIMQQLHEMMYYLHEALELERTRDIHSELRHMLSETEALTFLHPDVIFAIDLAAHRTKVNELLLEASRLVRSLVMLGRMNKPKQEGKGKEKRKQRKGTDFIGAKLKGISLSGESLRGALFIACDLRNADLSFTDLIGADFRDADLRGATLTGSLFLTQAQLNAANGDRTTKLPSALKHPEHWPK; the protein is encoded by the coding sequence ATGTCAGATCTAGCAGTGTTAAAAAATAGTGGTTTGCTAGCAGATTGTGAGCAATGTTTTGGTTTGTGCTGTGTGGCTCTACCCTATGCAAAGTCTGCAGATTTTGCCTCGAACAAAGATGGTGGTACTCCATGTTCAAACTTAACGGGGGATTATCGCTGTGGTATCCATAGTGGATTAAGAGAAAAAGGATTCCGTGGCTGTACAGTATATGAGTGCTATGGAGCAGGGCAAAAGGTTTCACAGATCACATATGCTCAAAAAAGCTGGAAGGTTGATTCCGTGCATGCCAAGGAAATGTTTGAGCTTTTTCCGATCATGCAGCAGCTACACGAAATGATGTATTACTTACATGAAGCGCTTGAACTAGAAAGAACTAGGGATATTCATAGTGAATTAAGACATATGTTATCTGAAACTGAAGCTCTAACTTTTTTACATCCAGATGTTATTTTTGCAATTGATCTTGCTGCACACCGTACTAAGGTTAATGAACTTTTACTTGAAGCAAGTAGACTGGTCCGATCCTTAGTCATGTTAGGGAGAATGAATAAACCTAAACAAGAGGGAAAAGGTAAGGAAAAAAGAAAGCAACGTAAAGGAACTGACTTTATAGGAGCTAAATTAAAAGGAATTAGCTTAAGTGGTGAGAGCTTAAGAGGCGCTCTATTTATAGCCTGTGATTTACGAAATGCGGATCTGAGTTTCACAGATCTGATTGGTGCAGACTTTAGAGATGCTGATTTAAGAGGAGCAACACTTACAGGCAGCCTTTTTCTAACACAAGCACAACTGAATGCTGCAAATGGTGATCGTACAACAAAACTACCTTCTGCTTTAAAGCATCCTGAGCATTGGCCAAAATAA
- a CDS encoding elongation factor G produces MKILNIGVLAHVDAGKTTLTEQILYKSGVIEHAGSVDQGTTITDSLDVERRRGITVKSAAVSFTVNELKVNLIDTPGHADFISEVEHSLSVLDGVILVISAVEGVQAQTRILMQTLKEHRIPTLLFMNKVDRMGADYKQTRDMIKELLDERICEMNEVIHEGHSNVQIEQANPAKAAWIDTLALTNEDLFNIFANDLPIKSERLRAELRLQTKNGNVFPLFAGSAVKGIGVSQLIESLGDFFPVHTQKEEMTKPLSAIVFKVMKDLDGRRNAFIRLFQGSIQLRDEIELSSQSRETIFYKVKQLQILQDGKWMFTDYVAQGDIAILTGGDVKIGDIFGNVSDKMRRFNFHKPPMQVKVSVEYEKDEGALHNALSDLVIESPFLQYIQDKNTKESIIHVFGKIQLEILAETIKQQNDIDVIFSAPKVICIEKPFSTGEEVEYINDSNNPFIATVGLRVEPGVEGSGLQYRLDVELGSLLLSFQRAIKETVIYTLQEGLYGWNVTDIIVTLTHTGYDSVQTTAKDFRSLVPLVLMKALQEAGTNVYEPVHAMQLTLPEYSLSKVLSRLSLLEGTFQEPQYIRNSIHLNGSIPVRTSELLKSDIYSLTSGEGMVALRPGGYMLVQSNIPKNMRRQLNSLNRGEYLLHLNKIK; encoded by the coding sequence ATGAAAATACTAAATATTGGAGTACTGGCCCATGTTGATGCTGGTAAAACAACATTAACGGAGCAAATTCTATATAAGTCTGGTGTTATTGAGCATGCAGGCTCTGTCGATCAAGGCACAACCATAACTGATTCACTGGATGTTGAGAGAAGGAGAGGGATAACTGTTAAATCGGCTGCAGTATCCTTTACAGTCAACGAACTAAAAGTCAATTTAATCGATACCCCTGGTCATGCTGATTTCATCTCCGAGGTTGAGCATTCCTTAAGTGTACTTGACGGTGTCATTCTTGTCATTTCCGCGGTTGAAGGAGTTCAAGCTCAAACTAGGATATTGATGCAAACGTTAAAGGAACATCGAATCCCGACCCTACTTTTTATGAATAAAGTAGATCGGATGGGCGCTGACTACAAACAAACACGTGACATGATTAAAGAATTATTAGATGAGCGTATATGTGAAATGAATGAAGTTATTCATGAAGGTCATTCAAATGTTCAAATAGAGCAGGCAAATCCAGCAAAAGCAGCATGGATTGACACTCTCGCATTGACTAACGAAGACCTTTTTAATATATTTGCTAATGACTTACCTATTAAAAGTGAAAGACTTAGAGCAGAGTTGCGTCTCCAAACAAAGAACGGCAATGTTTTTCCGCTATTTGCTGGTTCTGCCGTAAAAGGAATTGGAGTTAGTCAGCTGATTGAGAGTCTAGGCGATTTCTTCCCTGTTCATACTCAAAAGGAAGAGATGACAAAGCCTCTTTCTGCTATTGTCTTCAAGGTCATGAAAGATCTAGATGGGAGACGAAATGCCTTCATTCGGTTATTTCAGGGAAGTATTCAACTACGCGACGAAATTGAGCTGAGTTCACAGAGTAGAGAGACGATTTTCTACAAAGTAAAACAACTCCAAATTCTACAAGATGGAAAATGGATGTTTACTGATTACGTAGCTCAAGGTGACATTGCCATACTAACAGGAGGCGATGTAAAGATAGGAGACATTTTTGGTAATGTCTCGGACAAAATGAGGAGATTCAACTTCCACAAGCCTCCCATGCAGGTCAAGGTTTCCGTTGAGTATGAAAAGGATGAGGGTGCTCTTCATAACGCTCTGAGTGATTTAGTCATCGAAAGTCCTTTTTTACAGTATATTCAGGACAAAAACACAAAGGAGAGCATCATCCATGTGTTTGGAAAGATCCAGCTAGAAATTCTTGCTGAAACAATTAAACAGCAGAATGATATTGATGTGATATTTTCAGCACCTAAAGTGATCTGTATAGAAAAACCATTTTCAACTGGGGAAGAAGTTGAATATATTAATGATTCAAATAACCCCTTCATAGCAACAGTTGGTTTACGTGTTGAGCCTGGTGTAGAAGGTTCAGGCTTGCAGTATCGACTCGATGTAGAGCTTGGATCGCTTCTTCTATCTTTTCAGAGGGCTATTAAAGAGACGGTCATATATACTTTGCAAGAAGGATTGTATGGTTGGAATGTGACAGATATTATTGTTACGCTTACACATACAGGCTACGATAGTGTTCAGACAACAGCGAAGGATTTCCGCAGCTTGGTTCCTCTTGTATTAATGAAAGCTCTCCAAGAAGCTGGAACTAATGTGTATGAACCTGTACACGCTATGCAGCTAACCTTACCTGAATATAGCCTAAGTAAGGTCTTATCACGATTATCCTTGTTAGAAGGCACTTTTCAAGAGCCTCAATATATCAGAAACAGCATACACTTAAATGGATCCATTCCTGTACGCACCTCGGAATTGCTCAAATCTGACATTTATTCGTTAACGAGTGGGGAAGGAATGGTAGCGCTTAGGCCTGGCGGGTATATGCTTGTCCAGTCCAATATTCCTAAGAATATGCGCAGACAATTAAATTCATTAAACCGTGGAGAATATCTACTTCACTTAAACAAGATCAAATAG
- a CDS encoding CapA family protein gives MSRIERMKRKRRQKRLHLALLSFFIMLTSVLVIGIINLEKIQQAQQTISSEQKDLSSEEEQNDSHNGDSIDVNDELESESGHEEPNVSDGENEQETDPIEEVKGQGSITLAFAGDTMAAGKVAPILADRGYMYPWEQAKPYFTEADLAMVNLETAVSTKGHEAEDKTFAFNSHPDLLKGASWAGIDLVTLANNHALDYGKNAFLDTLHYLHDHSLEYVGGGKNEAEAFARVDKVVEGKTIGFLGYSRVLPAVSWYAGVDTPGLASGYQEERVLEHIAKAAEETDLTIVYMHWGKELADEPEEKDRELARKMIEAGADIVIGSHPHVLQGLEYYKGKLIAYSLGNFIFTMSHNELGRQSAILQVNISEDGQQSARLIPMKIEHGAVWDADDETYKEIMQRMARLSHGGHWHDNQFLQN, from the coding sequence ATGAGTCGTATAGAAAGAATGAAACGCAAGAGAAGGCAAAAGAGGCTTCATCTGGCTTTATTAAGCTTTTTCATCATGCTTACATCTGTTCTAGTGATAGGAATCATAAATCTTGAAAAAATCCAGCAAGCACAGCAGACAATTAGTTCTGAGCAGAAGGATTTATCATCAGAGGAAGAGCAGAATGATTCACATAATGGAGATTCAATTGATGTGAACGATGAGCTGGAATCTGAGTCTGGCCATGAAGAACCTAATGTTTCTGATGGGGAAAATGAGCAAGAAACAGATCCTATTGAAGAGGTAAAGGGACAGGGCTCCATTACCCTTGCATTTGCTGGAGATACAATGGCTGCTGGGAAGGTTGCACCTATCTTAGCAGACAGAGGCTATATGTATCCATGGGAGCAAGCAAAGCCTTACTTTACAGAAGCGGATTTAGCAATGGTTAATCTAGAGACTGCAGTTAGTACTAAGGGACATGAGGCAGAAGATAAAACCTTTGCATTCAATAGTCACCCGGACTTATTAAAGGGTGCAAGCTGGGCAGGAATAGATCTTGTTACGTTAGCGAACAACCATGCTCTTGATTATGGGAAAAATGCTTTCCTAGATACACTACACTATTTACACGATCACAGTCTTGAGTATGTAGGTGGTGGAAAAAATGAAGCTGAGGCCTTTGCCAGAGTGGATAAGGTAGTAGAAGGTAAAACGATTGGGTTTTTAGGCTACAGTAGAGTTCTACCCGCTGTTTCTTGGTATGCAGGAGTTGATACACCTGGTCTTGCAAGTGGGTATCAGGAGGAAAGAGTGTTAGAGCATATTGCAAAAGCGGCAGAGGAAACAGATCTTACCATCGTATATATGCACTGGGGTAAGGAGCTAGCAGATGAGCCTGAAGAGAAGGATCGAGAATTAGCGCGTAAAATGATTGAGGCAGGAGCAGACATCGTTATCGGATCGCATCCACATGTTTTACAGGGCTTAGAATATTACAAAGGGAAACTTATTGCGTATAGCTTAGGTAACTTTATTTTTACCATGAGTCATAATGAATTAGGTAGACAGTCTGCGATTCTGCAGGTGAACATATCTGAAGATGGACAGCAGAGCGCTCGTCTGATTCCGATGAAAATAGAGCATGGGGCTGTATGGGATGCAGATGATGAAACATATAAAGAAATTATGCAACGCATGGCGCGTCTATCTCATGGGGGACATTGGCACGATAATCAGTTCTTACAGAACTGA
- a CDS encoding SGNH/GDSL hydrolase family protein: MDNQSNVSEKPLVYVALGDSLSVGIGAILKPGFVKRYAKMAELEIGRKVISINFAMHGFTSQDVVKKLEQSVVRFTLRQADLITISVGGNDLRNAAKKYFKNGDEKLLNRAILQFKRNMDRILFEIALIKKNSTTPYLIRLVDVYNPFPNRKDTHVWVQRFYALLKSYEQKNVSVTNIYNEFLGKENKLLFLDKLHPNADGYQSIALALHKLGYRSLI, from the coding sequence ATGGATAATCAAAGTAATGTTAGTGAAAAACCATTAGTATATGTAGCTTTGGGGGACTCCCTATCTGTTGGGATTGGAGCGATTCTAAAGCCTGGCTTTGTTAAAAGATACGCCAAAATGGCAGAGCTAGAAATTGGAAGAAAAGTGATTTCAATAAACTTTGCTATGCATGGATTCACATCACAGGATGTGGTTAAAAAGCTGGAACAGTCTGTCGTCCGCTTTACATTACGTCAAGCAGATTTAATTACGATTAGTGTTGGAGGCAATGATCTAAGGAACGCTGCTAAGAAGTATTTTAAGAACGGTGATGAAAAATTGTTAAATAGGGCTATCCTTCAGTTTAAGAGGAATATGGATCGGATCTTGTTTGAAATTGCTTTAATAAAGAAGAATAGCACAACCCCCTACCTTATTAGACTCGTTGATGTATACAACCCATTTCCAAATAGAAAGGATACTCATGTTTGGGTGCAACGGTTCTATGCCCTTTTAAAGAGCTATGAGCAAAAAAATGTTTCTGTGACGAATATATATAATGAGTTCCTCGGCAAGGAGAATAAACTGTTATTTCTCGATAAATTGCATCCTAATGCAGATGGATATCAATCTATCGCTTTAGCGTTACACAAGCTTGGATACAGAAGCTTAATATAA
- the sigJ gene encoding RNA polymerase sigma factor SigJ, which produces MQESIYVEYKSFLLSMAYRLLGSKTDAEDIVHEVMIRIRDTDLTQISNLKSYLTRSVTNSCLNYLKSAKIRREQYTGPWLPEPNVSYIHKAKEDPKDILVHREEISYALLVSMEQLDPVERAVFILREAFSYEYKEIANLLNKSEASCRQILSRSKRKLKVDQMDEFVSFDEEDHFIQTFLDGSKIGNFDEFIRLLTDQATLTTDGGGKVRAALRPIVGRKRILALFNGISSKGIFEGGVESVRINGNRGVILTMESSVSMVICFKVNIERMIEHIYVISNPDKLKHL; this is translated from the coding sequence ATGCAGGAATCTATTTATGTAGAATATAAATCCTTTTTACTTTCTATGGCTTATCGTTTATTAGGTTCAAAGACAGATGCTGAAGATATTGTTCATGAAGTTATGATTAGAATAAGGGATACGGATCTGACACAAATCTCTAATTTGAAAAGCTATTTGACAAGGTCCGTCACAAATTCATGTTTAAACTACTTAAAGTCTGCAAAAATTAGACGAGAACAGTATACTGGGCCATGGTTACCAGAGCCAAACGTAAGCTATATACATAAAGCGAAAGAGGATCCGAAAGATATTCTCGTTCACAGGGAGGAAATTTCTTATGCTTTGCTAGTATCTATGGAGCAACTTGACCCTGTTGAAAGAGCGGTTTTTATATTAAGGGAAGCATTCAGCTATGAGTATAAGGAGATCGCCAATTTATTAAATAAGTCTGAAGCTAGCTGTCGGCAAATACTTAGTAGAAGCAAAAGAAAGCTTAAAGTTGATCAGATGGATGAATTTGTTTCTTTTGACGAAGAGGATCACTTTATCCAAACCTTTCTAGATGGTTCTAAGATAGGCAATTTTGATGAATTTATTCGTTTACTAACAGATCAAGCAACGCTTACTACAGATGGTGGCGGAAAGGTACGAGCTGCTTTAAGACCAATAGTGGGAAGAAAGAGAATCTTAGCTCTTTTTAATGGAATTTCTTCAAAAGGTATTTTTGAAGGAGGGGTTGAGTCTGTCCGTATAAATGGCAATAGAGGAGTTATCCTTACTATGGAATCTTCCGTTAGTATGGTCATCTGCTTTAAAGTTAATATTGAAAGAATGATTGAACATATTTATGTAATATCAAACCCTGATAAGTTAAAGCATTTATAA
- a CDS encoding carboxymuconolactone decarboxylase family protein: MKNRFLMTEVNPKGYEAMFGLEKYMAASGLDKRLYELIKIRASQMNGCAFCIDMHTKEARKIGETEQRIYALNAWRETPYFTDEERATLALTEAITFVTEGHVSDEVYNKAREYLSEEEIAKIIMAAVTINAWNRIVISTRVSPS, from the coding sequence ATGAAAAACCGGTTTTTAATGACAGAAGTTAATCCTAAGGGCTATGAGGCAATGTTTGGTTTGGAAAAGTATATGGCAGCATCTGGTCTAGATAAGAGGTTGTATGAGTTAATCAAGATTCGAGCATCGCAAATGAATGGCTGTGCATTCTGTATAGATATGCACACTAAGGAAGCTAGGAAAATAGGTGAAACAGAGCAGCGGATCTATGCGTTAAATGCTTGGCGGGAAACCCCGTATTTTACTGACGAGGAAAGAGCTACGCTTGCTTTAACGGAAGCTATTACGTTTGTTACTGAGGGGCATGTATCTGATGAAGTATATAACAAGGCTAGGGAGTACTTAAGTGAAGAGGAGATTGCTAAGATTATTATGGCAGCTGTAACAATTAATGCTTGGAATCGAATTGTTATTTCAACTAGGGTGAGTCCAAGCTGA
- a CDS encoding YjcZ family sporulation protein, whose product MGGFNFPLIVVLFVLLIIVGCGCMGGYGGPVAYGGGCSPCGYGRPYY is encoded by the coding sequence ATGGGCGGATTTAACTTTCCATTAATTGTTGTTCTGTTTGTTTTATTAATTATTGTTGGCTGTGGCTGTATGGGTGGCTATGGTGGCCCTGTTGCCTACGGTGGTGGCTGTAGTCCGTGTGGCTACGGTAGACCTTACTATTAA
- a CDS encoding glycerophosphodiester phosphodiesterase: MNKTVNPEHGIEKKPSKIRGRLLRGVVLLLLSFLVCYGIFALFIPKKDTMPFFEAKETPLVIAHQGGNMLAPSSTFAAFDKAVELGVDVLEYDLHITKDGQLVLIHDPTVDRTTNGQGRVEDLTLEEIQALDAGYTFTDLSGELSYRGQGLYIPTLEEMFQRYGQMLHNIEMKNTNSDEHYEEIYEKLWTLIQKYNMEDKVLIFSFDHQMIKDFQQLSEGRVAVSAGRAEIIKFVAFHKLLLSPFYRTEVQALQIPVESDGFNLADATLTKGAKRHHMQLHYWTINDEEAMRALLELGADGIITDRPDLLMEIIADYK, from the coding sequence ATGAACAAAACGGTAAATCCTGAGCATGGAATTGAAAAGAAGCCATCTAAAATAAGGGGGAGATTGCTTCGCGGAGTTGTTCTTCTATTACTCAGCTTTTTGGTGTGTTATGGTATATTTGCTTTATTTATACCAAAGAAAGATACCATGCCATTTTTTGAAGCTAAAGAGACCCCTCTAGTGATCGCCCATCAAGGTGGGAATATGCTTGCTCCTTCAAGTACCTTTGCAGCGTTTGACAAAGCAGTCGAGCTTGGTGTGGATGTATTAGAATATGATCTCCATATCACGAAGGATGGTCAACTAGTTTTAATTCATGACCCAACAGTAGATCGGACAACGAATGGGCAAGGCAGGGTAGAGGATTTAACTTTAGAGGAAATACAAGCATTGGATGCTGGGTATACGTTTACTGACCTTAGTGGCGAACTGAGCTATAGAGGACAAGGTCTTTATATCCCAACCCTAGAAGAGATGTTTCAGCGCTACGGGCAGATGCTACATAATATTGAAATGAAGAATACTAACTCAGATGAGCACTATGAGGAGATATATGAGAAGCTATGGACGTTAATTCAAAAGTACAATATGGAGGATAAAGTGCTTATTTTCTCCTTCGATCATCAAATGATTAAGGATTTTCAACAGTTAAGTGAAGGAAGAGTTGCCGTTAGTGCAGGAAGAGCTGAAATCATTAAATTTGTTGCTTTTCATAAGCTGCTGTTAAGCCCTTTTTATCGCACTGAGGTGCAAGCTCTACAAATTCCGGTTGAGTCTGATGGATTTAATCTTGCAGACGCTACGCTGACAAAAGGGGCTAAGCGTCATCACATGCAGCTCCATTATTGGACTATTAATGATGAAGAAGCTATGAGAGCTTTATTGGAGCTTGGTGCAGACGGTATTATTACAGACAGACCTGATCTTCTAATGGAGATTATTGCTGATTATAAGTAA